A window from Chloroflexota bacterium encodes these proteins:
- a CDS encoding flap endonuclease produces MARRLLLDTSSLLYRAFFGLPTSIKAPDGMVVNAVHGYLDMTARLYASRQPDQLIHVYDDVFVPASRAAVYPPYKAHRPEDPPELPPQFGLLAEALAALGETTAHSEAWEADDAIGALCAGAAPEDGVEIVTGDRDLLQLVRDGRPAVRVLFTVKGVTDLATFDEAAVLARYGVPAGRYVDFAILRGDPSDGLPGVAGIGEKTAQKLVQAHADMAAILASAPTQPKRLSANLSAAGEYIALMQQIVPVRSDVRVDVSANAASETEIQRLSESRRLGGPIRRIQEARRQSPE; encoded by the coding sequence ATGGCCCGCCGCCTGCTGCTCGACACGTCAAGCCTGCTGTACCGCGCCTTCTTCGGCCTGCCGACGTCGATCAAGGCCCCGGATGGGATGGTCGTGAACGCCGTCCACGGCTATCTGGATATGACGGCGCGCCTGTACGCCTCGCGCCAGCCGGATCAGTTGATCCACGTCTACGACGACGTGTTCGTGCCGGCCTCCCGTGCGGCGGTGTATCCGCCGTACAAGGCCCACCGCCCGGAAGACCCGCCGGAGCTGCCACCCCAGTTCGGGCTGCTCGCGGAGGCGCTGGCCGCGCTCGGCGAGACGACGGCCCACTCCGAGGCCTGGGAGGCCGACGACGCCATCGGCGCACTCTGCGCCGGCGCCGCGCCCGAGGACGGGGTTGAGATCGTCACGGGCGACCGCGACCTGTTGCAGCTGGTCCGCGACGGCCGGCCGGCTGTGCGGGTGCTGTTCACGGTCAAGGGCGTCACCGACCTGGCCACGTTCGACGAGGCCGCCGTGCTGGCCAGGTACGGTGTACCGGCCGGCCGTTATGTTGATTTTGCCATCTTGCGGGGCGACCCATCGGACGGATTGCCGGGGGTGGCCGGGATCGGCGAGAAGACCGCGCAGAAGCTGGTGCAGGCACACGCCGACATGGCGGCCATCCTGGCAAGCGCGCCAACCCAGCCAAAGCGGCTCAGCGCGAATCTGTCAGCCGCCGGCGAGTACATCGCGCTGATGCAGCAGATCGTGCCCGTGCGATCTGATGTTCGCGTGGACGTGAGTGCCAACGCGGCGAGCGAGACGGAGATTCAACGACTGTCTGAGTCCCGCCGGCTCGGCGGCCCGATCAGAAGAATACAGGAGGCCCGCAGGCAGTCACCTGAATAG
- a CDS encoding glycosyltransferase → MLRIAVLSVHTCPLAPLGGWETGGMNVYVRELCRGLGRMGVATDVFTRRQDPDVPTVVELGNHTRVIHVDAGAPRHRDKYAVVDDLPELACNIQRYRNFVGARYDLIHSHYWLSGRLSSLFKEHWRAPVVAMFHTLGALKNRVAQDSAELEQQIRVDIERRTMATADRLIAATEIDRGHMLEAYGANPRKISIVPGGVNLDTFGPGSREEARRSLGLGPQPTLLFVGRIQRLKGIDILIRAAATLRAEIGPLRVLVVGGTGQQSGEERREMSRLQEIVRDLDLGSVVQFVGAVEQTQLAEYYRAADVTVMPSTYESFGLVAVESMACGTPVVASRVGGLATVVRDGENGALVPWRDPNLFAQRIRTILTDAPAAARMRRGALETAHQYSWDAAAEKTVTVYDSLLSRGVGLVGSAE, encoded by the coding sequence ATGCTGCGCATCGCGGTCCTGTCCGTTCATACCTGTCCCCTTGCGCCGCTGGGCGGCTGGGAGACGGGAGGCATGAACGTCTACGTGCGTGAGCTCTGTCGTGGACTCGGGCGCATGGGCGTGGCGACGGACGTCTTCACGCGCCGGCAGGATCCAGACGTCCCTACCGTCGTCGAGCTGGGGAACCATACGCGGGTGATTCACGTGGACGCGGGTGCGCCGCGCCATCGTGACAAGTACGCGGTGGTGGACGACCTCCCCGAGTTGGCCTGCAACATCCAACGCTACCGCAACTTTGTTGGAGCGCGCTACGACCTGATTCACAGCCACTACTGGCTGTCCGGGCGCCTCTCCTCGCTGTTCAAGGAGCACTGGCGCGCGCCGGTCGTGGCGATGTTCCACACGCTCGGCGCGCTGAAGAACCGGGTGGCCCAGGACTCAGCCGAGCTGGAGCAGCAGATCCGCGTGGACATCGAGCGGCGCACGATGGCGACCGCCGACCGGCTGATCGCCGCCACCGAGATCGACCGCGGCCACATGCTCGAAGCGTACGGAGCCAACCCGCGCAAGATCTCGATTGTGCCGGGCGGCGTGAACCTGGACACGTTCGGGCCGGGCTCGCGCGAGGAGGCACGTCGGTCGCTTGGCCTGGGGCCACAGCCGACGCTGCTCTTTGTGGGCCGGATCCAGCGGCTGAAGGGCATCGACATCCTGATTCGAGCCGCTGCGACGCTCCGCGCGGAGATCGGTCCCCTGCGGGTGCTGGTGGTCGGCGGGACGGGCCAGCAGTCTGGCGAAGAGCGGCGCGAGATGAGCCGTCTGCAAGAGATCGTGCGCGACCTCGACCTCGGCTCGGTGGTGCAGTTCGTCGGCGCGGTTGAGCAGACGCAACTGGCGGAGTACTACCGCGCAGCCGACGTCACGGTGATGCCATCTACCTACGAGTCGTTCGGGCTGGTCGCCGTCGAGTCGATGGCCTGTGGCACGCCAGTGGTCGCGTCGCGGGTGGGCGGCCTGGCGACGGTGGTCCGCGACGGCGAGAACGGCGCGCTGGTGCCCTGGCGCGATCCAAACCTGTTCGCCCAACGCATCCGCACCATCCTCACGGACGCGCCGGCCGCAGCCCGGATGCGTCGAGGCGCGCTGGAGACGGCGCACCAGTACAGTTGGGACGCGGCGGCCGAGAAGACGGTCACCGTCTACGACAGCTTGCTTTCCCGGGGTGTCGGGCTGGTCGGCAGCGCCGAATGA